Genomic DNA from Anabrus simplex isolate iqAnaSimp1 chromosome 9, ASM4041472v1, whole genome shotgun sequence:
tgtctgtacattgctcagaattttaaaagaatgatatttctgtatcggtcatgtccatagtaacaaagaaatatactttttacttttccgtaatttctgtctgtaggCCTATGTacgtgtacacgcatcacgagaaagtggctgaagagaatttaatgaaaatcagtatgtacagttggggaatgagccactacactccaggctataaatcattttattcacgctgagtgaaatggtagtttaggggaaggcctaaaacttaattctcaaatatttatgttactagtggtcctatcgataaatactacataactaaagatacatagaattaaatttccgatcattaatgtctaatacatttttaccgtaccggctatgataacacagatattcatgaattagtatttttgttgctaagtccatatgaatGCAGAGccacgacaaaatgggtaaacagaattgaatgaaaatcggtttatagagtcagggaataagaaactacagtctaagctataaacaattttattcaccctgaatgaaatgatagcttaggggaaggcgcctaaaatttaacttttaaattcctatgttattggtcctatcgaaaagtactacataatgaaagttatagagaataaaatttccgatcatttatgttttattcagttttcgtaccaattatgataagagtggtaggcctatttcagagtcggaagaaaacgaaatgtgaaggtctacattattgaaagctcataaaattgatcaaccattgtttgttgtgatattctttgtctcttatgctgccactcatctccgatagatgtgattactgctgcgaataagagcctgcctgaatattggcgggaaatagctggggagttaagacaaatttttttctttagcatgccattcctctggttcatacattttctgatactactggtacgtaacacactggttcatcatagtattccacttatttaatccctactctgaggtgctgattggaatAGGCAGTGTCCACACTTAATGGAACAATAGCAGGGGAGTGTTcatggctcacggctgtctgcagcctggtcattccaactctggaactttggactcttaaatcggcagcatagtactgtttgttaaaaatgagaaaatttgtggttttttcatttcatcaagtatttcatatgatagcattgcttttaatcgtgacgtcccttctggcgtcattgtaatgacctatgttgatttcagttgcgaaaaccagtaagacaatctttctgaggatagaaaaaggcagatggagagtgagtgtctgccattataatgaaaactccccaatttgATCATGACTAATGGTAAGCAAtccagtgaaaattccctaacccagtcttcgcaaacaaaaagacgtttggtgacctgCCTGTCaagtttctagggtaacgttaagagctatgcaatttaatacaatcttactcacaacgtgtacaccacctaacctagaattctgtagcaaagcatgggtacatcagctagttgaaatATATTGGTTTGTTTTGCagctctcagcttcctgtgtgaagagaaaggagtgatgagcgctgagtgatgagtaatccactcggcatgttcgtacccctACACATAATCTATAATTATGGAGGAAAATAAACCATACACATTCCAGTTCAAAAATACAACCGTATTTTCAGTCCATTTTGAACACACTTCACAAAGTACCATCAATCACAAAAGTTGTCCTCTACCATATTTTACTTGTATGCAATGCTCCACTAACCTATGGTAGTCATTGAAAACTTAGGATTTAGTTATTCATCACACGGATCATTAACAGCAGATCATGTCGCTGCCAGCCTTTCTGCATGTACAGCAAGTTTCCAGCTTTCTGCATACAGTAGTGTCTGTGAATCAGGTTTATATTACTATGCATTATTCACAATAGCCTATATACTTCTTCATACAATATGAAATACTCCTCTACCTGTATTTTAAGGACAAACTTAATGTATGGCAATAACTAGGCCTAAGTCTTCAACGTAATGTAAATGATTTATGCTTAACCAATGCATGAATCTGCACTAATACCTTTCCTTTAGAGAATCATCTAATTTTCTTTCTTCATATTTGTGATGTTCAGAATGTGTCCAAAATTTCGGAAGTCCGCATCGTATTACTAGTAGCCTCCAATCTTCAGGTGGAATCCCTGATGTGCTACGTCGGTAGAAAGAGAATCCAGTCCAATTTTAGATATCTTTGACTGCTGCTGTTGATTTTCCCTGGATATGACTGAAGAAGTTACCAGCTGTCTGAATAGTATTCCTAATATTTCTATGAATTTACTCAGTCCAGATGGCTGTTTCTACATGTAGAGGTATGCTTAAGTGCCACTAACTACTGTAATACAGTTAAATGTCACACTAGTAAGAAATACTTCCTTGTCCTGACTTATTTGAGATTAGGGTCCAATTAATTTTCATGTTACATTCTTCTCTTAAGAGAACTGTATCATGGAATAAGTCTTTCAAAAAGAAAATGAATGAAAGTAACTGTGATATTAGTTTACTTCATTGTCCAACTTGTCTTCAGGCTCAtctttttgtttttcttgtttttttggtTCTTCGTCAGAGTGTCTTCTCTGTTCTTCTGTCTCGTCCACATGTTCCGTTGATGATTCATCTTCTTCACTACCTGATTCAGATGAATCTTTAAGATTTCCATCCGTCTTTTTTCTCTTTcctttatgtttcttcttctttagcCTTTTAGCCCTCTTTCTCGCAGTCCTCTCTTCAGCCTTTCGCCTATTTTCTTCAAGTTTTCTATGATACTCTTCTTCCAAAAGTTCTTtttcagccttttcttgaatgcaTTTTTGCCTAGCATATTCCTTTCTCCGCAAATGTCTATAAACATGAAACTCCCCACTTCCAGCTCCGGCACTTGAGCCCATTACATTGCGCACAAATTCGGGAACGTGAGGAGTACTCTTCTCTTTGGGTTTTTCTGGTAACACAACAGGTTTTTCTGGGTTTTTCATTAACTTCTCTAATCTAATTCGCTGCACATCAGTGGCGTTTCTGGCAATGATAGGTTTCAAGTCTTCATTTTTGTCTTTCTTCGAGTTAGATGTCTCTCCATCATTTGTTCCAATCATTTCCCTTCTGGGAACTTTAAATGTCAAATACAAttaacaatacaaattttacaaagCGGTTTTATGAACTAGCTAGTCCATGCCACTAAAAACATAACCTAAAATCAACTGAACATAACCTATAAAACTGTTCTCTATAAATCTGAAATGAAAACAGTGAAAACACACGCTCGTTAAAGAACAAAAGACTGCGTAATGGGCAAACCGGCAAAGATCGGTGAGGGGCAACCTCGTGGGGAAAACTAACGTAAGCGAACTGATGAATTGTAGCCGCACAACGAAAGTTAAGGAGAAAAGAATTTATGATTGGAATGAAATTATATGATGCTTAGATTATGGAATCCTCTGCCTGTTTATTTAATTTAATAGCTATACAATTATAGTAGTATACATAATGCaaataaaacaaacaatacgtAGATAATCCTGTTACATGTGGCAGCAATGTCTCATGCTTCATGGTGGTTAGTTCAAAAGTTGCCCATACGTTGTTTAGGTGGCGTTGCAAGCTGCAAGCTATGGTTCAGGCATCAGGCGTAAGTGGGCATGGAGGCCAATCTCAGGTTTTCGAACCTTTTGATCCAGACTTCAAAATGTCCAAAGCTATAAGAGTCGGTCTGTTCTATCAATCTTGTTTTTAGTTTGTGCATAGGTTACTGCTATAGTTTTATGGAGAGTTCTTGCATTACATGCGGGTAGATTGTGAAGCTGTTGAATGCGATGTTTACTTCTGTCAACGAAGTATTAATTCCGATGATGCTGTTCTCGTTTTATATATTTCAATGCTATACAGTAGAAACTAGGTATGGAAGCTGAACAGGCTGTATTAATCGGTCTAACCGGTCAGTGTCGCGGGAGAAGAGTGGATATAAATAGTAGGAAGGTAAAGTTTTGGTCCTGTTAGAGAATTTGTACTACTCCAACATCTTGTTTACGATTGTAAACTTCCATGGTTCAAATGATGTTTTAGGAATCTGCATTTCTCTTGACAGTCAAAAATAATTATCGTTGCTTTTGTTCTTTAGTTTGACATCGGTCGTTCTGCTACTTCGTCGATGACAGTTATCCATTTATCTGTATCCAGAACGCACTGTATATTGGTTTATGACGGAAAAGAGTGGTCATTGTGTGATAAGGTTGGTATTTTAAAGTTTCTTCTCTGCTTGTATGTATATCTGAGTTATGTGACCTACTTCTCTGGAAAAGTTGTAAGTTTCCAAATCATGCTACAAGATGCTATTATGAAGAATTGTACTTTGAATATTATAGCACCTTGACTATTAATGACAGTTGAATGTTTACACACTGTATTGCATGTAGATTAATTTAGGGGTCATTGTTACTGTAATGTGTATTATAAATATTGCAGGATCATTGTTAATATGTATGATACATCTTGGCAAATCAACAGCCTTGTAGATTTATAGCTATTTCCCGGTATAATTTTTCCTTCCATAGCCtagagtttataacattataagcacgcgaaaataatgcaaatcttacttggaataccttgtagaggagagatgtgtttattgctatgtctaggaacccaccatcccgtccCCAGAAGTTTGTTTACTttttataacctaataagagcAGCAGCCGCTATCGGCCATGGCTAGAGTAACTACTCGCATTCTCATTGGTCTTTTCTTCGATATTCTGCGTATGCACGGCAGGGCGATTGTTCGGCATCGCCCTCCTTTTTCCCCTATGGACGTGTCGACTCTTGACGGTGTCTACAAACTCAACAGAATGATTGACGCGGAGATGCACGATCCCTCGTGCTCCAAGCAATCGTACGCCTTCCAGCAATCGGATATTATGATGCTTCCTGACAGTATCCAGTCCTTTATGACCTTTCCTTCTCTATACATAAGTTCTCATTGGTTAACGTGAATGGAATGTGATGTCATTGCCATCATTGCTGATAAACAGCCTACATtgtgttaccaaccccggctgaataaaagcacaaagaaaaaacaccatgtaaaggaacaatgtgaaatacacagcagcagtaatttaatttaatacgtTAATGTAGGGGCGGATAGAGGGCTGCGGCAACTTTGAGGAATTTGTGTACTCTATTCTAGGGGGAAGATGCTCTTGAACAGGGATTCCTCAAGATATCCCAGGAAATGCTGTTTCCTCCTGCTGAACCCTGGAGCGGAATAGCTGCCATGCTTAAAATGACTCCACCGATTTTCGATATTCTGCGTATGCACAGCAAGGCGATTGTTCGGCATCGCCCTCCTTTTCCCCCTATGGACGTGTCGACTCTCGACGGTGTCCACAAACTCAGCAGAATGGTTGACGTGGAGATGCACGAATCTCTCGTGCTCCAAGCAATCATACGCCTTCCAGCAATCGGATATTATGATGCTTCCTGGCAGTATCCAGTCCTTTATGACTTTGAACAAAGTCCCTTCTCTCCACAGGTACAACAAAAAAGTTTTTATGCTTCTACCTCTCCACGCCTCCAAAACACCACTGTCCTTTTACAGGCCTCCCCCTATTATACTTCTTTTTACCAAATTTACTCTCATCGTTTTCCACAATAATACCGGGTCaaccaatattttttaaaattagccACCACccattctacacacacacacacctcgaCAGAAGCTGGACCAGTCTACTGTTGTTTTGCCAGAAAAACCCAGCTCGAGCTTCACAGTAGGACCCAGCGGTTTATGTTGAATGCACAACAGGATGATGAAATGTCCTATTTCAAAGACCTTCAAATTAGAGCCTTCGGAGAAAGTGTTTTTCCATGCAATCACAAACCATCCATACCTCACACCCCCTTCCAGTCGACGACGACACGAAAGAATTAGGTGATACAAATTCTTACAGTTTTTTcaatcaccacctattcaatacaataaaaacgtagtacaaacaaaaaataaaaaaacttttgagatctggctaattgtattgattgtattttattttttatttattttttaaacaatttaaaagatgttcaccagatgagtttcgtcaataaaatgttagacttacatagattttagacaaaaagttttaacttaaagacaatTTTATTGTTACgtaacttgtaaaatatt
This window encodes:
- the LOC137502173 gene encoding PRKR-interacting protein 1 homolog, with the translated sequence MIGTNDGETSNSKKDKNEDLKPIIARNATDVQRIRLEKLMKNPEKPVVLPEKPKEKSTPHVPEFVRNVMGSSAGAGSGEFHVYRHLRRKEYARQKCIQEKAEKELLEEEYHRKLEENRRKAEERTARKRAKRLKKKKHKGKRKKTDGNLKDSSESGSEEDESSTEHVDETEEQRRHSDEEPKKQEKQKDEPEDKLDNEVN